The nucleotide window GCTTGGAAAGGGGTACCTCCACCGGCTCGTACATGGCCTGCTTCTTCTGAGGCAGTACCTTAAGGGCCCCTTCTACCGTCTCCTCAGCAATTCCCTTGACGGCGCGCGCGAGATCATCCAGCTCCACTACGTTGAGGATATCCCGCAGGATGGTGTCCGGGAGCTGGAAAATATCTTCGAAGGTAAGGTAGTGGCGCTTGACCTCCTTGTAGAGGTCGGGATTGTCCTGGCTGAGCTTCTCCATAAACAGATCGGCCTGATCCAATGACATCTTGCTCAACATGCCGGCCAGCTTCTCGCCGCCGCCACGCTCGAACTCCGACGCCTTAGGCAGGAAGCGCGCCTTGCCCTTCAGGTCACTCGCGATAGTTGCCACCGCCTCAAGATTCATAGCGTCGGAATCGCCCAGCTCCATGAGGGCCTCGATGCGCTGACTGGGATCAAGACGGTTGTAAATCTTCAACTGGCGCTCAGCATCCAGCTGGGCGAGAACAATGCCCT belongs to Candidatus Neomarinimicrobiota bacterium and includes:
- a CDS encoding FliG C-terminal domain-containing protein, which gives rise to MEYAGLSGLDKSAILFQVLGDGLAVTIFKELSDTDMRRVRVRARELTSVPFKVKKAVLEEFYFSFMTEKFKESTGEVRKPFAFLEKLSDEQVAYLVLAEPPAIQGIVLAQLDAERQLKIYNRLDPSQRIEALMELGDSDAMNLEAVATIASDLKGKARFLPKASEFERGGGEKLAGMLSKMSLDQADLFMEKLSQDNPDLYKEVKRHYLTFEDIFQLPDTILRDILNVVELDDLARAVKGIAEETVEGALKVLPQKKQAMYEPVEVPLSKREVTEARRKIMEQVRKLQAEGQISLADILSGEMVE